The DNA window TCGGTGGCCGCTTTGAGTTCCTTTTCCGCTCCCGCATCGTCGCCGGTCTTCAAGGCGGTAATGCCCAGCGCCGCATGCGCCATGGACCGCAAGGTGTTCTTGTACGCCGCGATCTGCTCGGGACTCGAATTGGCGGGCGTAGCCAACCCGGTGTCAATGGTCTCCAAGGCATGGGCGGCGTTTTTCCTGATTTCGGCGATTTTCTTCGGGCGGTCAGGATCGGCGTCACTCAAGTTGTCCGACAACACGGTGGCGGTCAGCGCCAGCGCTACGGGATCGTTGGGATCCAGGGCCAGAACTTGTTCTCCCATGGCCACCGTCTTCGCCGCGTTGTTCTCCGTCTGGTATTCGTGCATGGCCTTGGAGTAGAGATAAGGGCGGAGTTCGCTGGCAGGATACTTGGCGGCAAAGTCCGCGGCGGTTTTTTCCATGGCCGCCCCGCCCGTGACGGCGTAGGCGGCGTTGTAGTCCTTGAATTCGGCCTGGGTCTTGGCCTCCGGCGGCTTCCGGCCCGCGGGTTGCGTCTGGCTGCTGAAGGACGTGGACGGCGGCTGCGCCGGCGCGAACGCCGCGAGGGCAACTCCAAGAAGAATAATGAATGGCAATCGAATCATCAATACGTAGTTCCTTTCGGCTTCTGGCTCGTGCCAACGTTGCTGCGCTCAGCGAGGTGGCTTGCGCTCCGGGGCGTAGGGCGCGTTGAGGCCCTTTTCGGCGGCGGACTTGGTATCGGCGGCGGGATCGCCCGCGTTCAGAGCAGCGCGATAGTGTTCCACAGCCACCGGCCGGTTGTCCTGGAAGTCATAGATCCGGCCCAGGTAGATATGGCTCCAGGCCAGGGTGCGGGGATCGTGCGCCGACTGCACCGTCTGTTCGAAGGCCAGGCGCGCTTCTTCCATGTTGCCGGCGCGGGTGGCCACGCGGGCCAGGATGAAGGTTGCGCGGGCCGGCTCCTCGCCGCCGCGATTGTTGCGCAGGACCTGCTCCGCCAGCTTCCTGGCGCCTTCCACATCACCGGAGGCGAGTCTCTGCTCCGCGTCGTCCAGCAGCTTGGATTGGGAAATCACGCGGGTCGCGCTGATCACCTCAGGCGTGGCCCGCGACGCGAACACCACATCACGCGCGCGCTTCCTCTCCTGCGGCACGTCCATTTGGCTGAGCATGCCGCCATAAGCGTCTTTCATGCCGGTGGAGCCTTTTTCAAAATCGGCGAGCGCATCATAAAAATAGCGGGTCAGCACAAAGCCCTCTTCCACCGACCGCTGCACCGTCTCATTGCGACCTCGCTCGTTGGACCGGGGAATCACCGTGCGCGTCTCAATCGCCCGGATCAGGCATTCGGTCACGAACAACGACACATCTTCTTTGAAGGAAACGCCCATGGGCGCGCCTTCCACCGCTTGCAGCAGCGGCTCAATGCGCTTCATCGCCAGCCCGTGCCGCAGGGCCATGGGCTCCAGCACAAAATGAAGATAGGTGTGGCGGATTTCCGCCAGCCGCACCGGGCTGTCTTTGGCCAGGGAGATCACCACGTAGTAATTGCTGCCGTAATTGCGCGAATCCACATGCGAGGGCGCCAGCATAGGCTCCAGGTAAACCACAAACCGCTGTCCGGGATAGTTGGCGAAAGGCAGCTTGAGGTAAGAATCAGCCTGCGTCAGCACGTCGGCGACGGGAGCATGCAACTGCTCCACCAGCGCTTTGTACTCGGCTTCGTGCTTGGTCCACAGGTCGTGAATGCCGGCCGCCGCATAAAACTTCTTGAGCAATGGAATTACGCCGAGAACATGTGCCGCGTCGGGGGAAAGGTCGGCTTCCGGGATGGTGGTGATGAACGTTGGCGGCCCGCTCAAGTTCAGCGCCAGCGAGATGTACTGCGTGACGTCACTTTGCGTGTTGCCGGCCTGATGCTCGCGCTGGAAGAAGCAGATGGCGTCGCGCGCGCGCGCGGCTTCCGGCGATTTCTCCAGCGCGGCTTGCACCTCCGCGCGCACCGTGCGGCGCAAGGGCAGGGAATTGTCCAGACCAGCGTCATAGGCGCAGGCATTGAGCGCCGTGGCCACGGTGAAGAAGGTCTCGCTCACTTCGAGTTGGGCTTTGGTCGTCTGCGCCGAACACGCCGCCGCAGTGGCCAGGACCATCAGACAAGCGATCAGCCGTGGACGATTTGCCTTCAGGACTCCCCTCCAGATGTGCGGGAAAATTCAAGTTTAGGCCGGACAAGGCTTGGGGTCAATTCGGCGACTTCCAATCATGCGGCCCCGGTCGCTGCGGCAGAGCGTCGGCAATTTTTCGCGGCGAGGCGCGGGTATCGCTATCCCTTCACGTTGATATGCGAGAAGGAGATGATGACCCTGCCGGCCACCGGACGTCCGAAGGACTGCGCGGGTGCGAAGACGGTGAACAACAGCGCCCGGTTCAACTGCTGGTGCATTTGCTCATCGTCGCGCCCGGAGAGGATGCGGAAGTTCTCCACCCGGCCGTAGGCGTCCACATAAGTTTCCACCACCAGCGGAGTATCCAGGACCAACTGGTTTTCCGCGTCTGACATCTCCAGTCGCGGCGGAGTGTACAGCAAGGTTGGGACGTCAGTTTCCGCAGCGACTTGCGACGGCACCAATGCGCCAAACAGCATGGCAAAGAAGATGATGGCCGTAAAAATACCGGCGGTTGCGGGAAACATAAAGGCGCTGAACAGGTTTTCCACGTGGACCCAGTATCCGCCCCATGGGCTGCTGTTGCGGCGCGAGCGTTCGCTGGCCGCAGCGATCTTGATCCTGCGCGCCAGGTCCGCCGGCGCCTGCTTGGGGCCGAGAGAGGAAACCAGAGACCGCGTCTGCTCCAGCTTGGCGAATTCCTGCGAACACCCGGCGCACTCGCGCATGTGTCCCGACAGCTCTTGCATCTCCGCGCCGCTCATGGCGCCATCCAGGTAGGGGGAGAACCGGGGGCGTGTTTCTGCGCATTTCATAGTTACATCTCCACTTCCGGCTGGACTGTGAAACCGGCGGAGGATTGTTTCTCCCGCGCGCGGCCGCTGCCAGCGTGTTCTGCGCCCAGTTCGCGAACAAAAGGTTCCAAACGCTTCTTCAGCGCGTCGCGCCCGCGAATCAGACGCGACTTTACGGTTCCCAGGGAAATCTGCAGTACTTCAGCAATCTCTTCGTAGGCCAGGCCTTCGATATCGCGCAGCACCAGCGTGGTGCGATACGGCTCCGGCACCTGCTTCAATTCCTGCTCCACGCGCAACTGGATTTCACGATGGGCCAGGTGTTCCAACGGAGATTCGCCGGGATCGGCCAGCACGTCGCCCAGGCCGAAGGAGTTGCCTTCGTCGTCCACGCGCGATTCCATGGAGGTTTCCTTGCTCTTGTGACGGAACCACCAGCGCCGCTTGTTGGACGCCTCATGAATGGCGATGCGGTACAGCCAGGTCTTCAGGCTGCAGGCACCGTTGAAATGACGGATGCCGCGAAAAACTTTCAGGAAAACTTCTTGCGTGGTGTCCGCGGCGTCCGCCGGGTCAGTGAGGATGCGATACACCAGGCTGTAGATGGGCTGGTGATAGTGGTTGACCAGCCAGTTGTATGCCTCCTCGGAACCCGCTTTGAGTTCCGCGACAATAGAAGCTTCTGCCGTTCGCACGGCAATCGCACTGGCCAGATCACCCACTGATGTTGCTGCTCCCGCCATTTTCCTCATGGCGTCACCCCAACGTTAACAGGATTAGGGTACCGCTACAACACTTTCGCAAAGTAACCGCCGTAACCCCAGTAACTTAACCTTCTGGAGATAGGGCAATCCTGTAAGAGATAGACCCCAATTTGAGGCAAAGGTTCCCGGAAAGCGGCATTGTTCGGATACCTGGGTACGCTATTTGGGCGCCGGCGTGGGAACCGCCGCCGAAGCCGTAGCCGCCGTTGTTTTGGTTGAAGCCGGCTTGACTGAAGCTGTCTTGGTTGATGCCGGTTTGGCTGATGCCGTTTTGGCCCCCGCCGCAGGCGGGCTTGCCTTAAGTGAAGCTGACGCCGGACTCGGCTTGCCTGACGCCGAAGCCGCGCTGGGCTTGCCCGTAGCCGAAGGCGGGTTTGCCTTGCCCGAAGCTGCCCCATGCTTGCCCGGAGCGGGGGTCGCCGCGGGCTTGGCAGGCGACGTGGAAGTCTTTTTCTTTGTTGGTTTTGCGGGCTTGCCCGAGACTTCCTCTACGATGATCTTGCGGCCTCCGCCGGCGGACTCGCCCTCGGCCGAGGAAACCGCGTTGGGCGACGGCTTGGGCGGCGTCTCCAGCACCAGCGCCGTCTGCTCAATGTAGCTGGAGAGGCCTTCGCGCGCCGAGTCCAGCGCCGCTGCGTCTTCGGCCAGCGGGTCATATTCTTCTTTGCGGCCCAGGCTGCCGGCGGCGTCGGCCAGGGAACTCAAGTATTCGTACACCACGTTCACGTCATGGTAGAGCTTGAACGCCGACGACACGCTGCCCCGGCTGTTCTGCACGTCACTGATCAAGCCGGGCACCGCGTAGGTGACGTTGCGCTGCAAAGAGCTGGCCAGCTTCTGCAGCTGCTCTTTCTGGTCGGCGTCGGTGCGCCATTTTTCAATGCGCAGCCGGGCGATGTTGGCGTTCATGGACAGCGTGGCTTTTTGGATCTGGCCGATCACCGTTTCCAGCTTGGGCGGCGCCTTGGCCGACGTCGCTGCCAGGGAGCCCGCGGGT is part of the Terriglobia bacterium genome and encodes:
- a CDS encoding zf-HC2 domain-containing protein; this encodes MKCAETRPRFSPYLDGAMSGAEMQELSGHMRECAGCSQEFAKLEQTRSLVSSLGPKQAPADLARRIKIAAASERSRRNSSPWGGYWVHVENLFSAFMFPATAGIFTAIIFFAMLFGALVPSQVAAETDVPTLLYTPPRLEMSDAENQLVLDTPLVVETYVDAYGRVENFRILSGRDDEQMHQQLNRALLFTVFAPAQSFGRPVAGRVIISFSHINVKG
- a CDS encoding sigma-70 family RNA polymerase sigma factor, which produces MAGAATSVGDLASAIAVRTAEASIVAELKAGSEEAYNWLVNHYHQPIYSLVYRILTDPADAADTTQEVFLKVFRGIRHFNGACSLKTWLYRIAIHEASNKRRWWFRHKSKETSMESRVDDEGNSFGLGDVLADPGESPLEHLAHREIQLRVEQELKQVPEPYRTTLVLRDIEGLAYEEIAEVLQISLGTVKSRLIRGRDALKKRLEPFVRELGAEHAGSGRAREKQSSAGFTVQPEVEM
- a CDS encoding tetratricopeptide repeat protein — protein: MVLATAAACSAQTTKAQLEVSETFFTVATALNACAYDAGLDNSLPLRRTVRAEVQAALEKSPEAARARDAICFFQREHQAGNTQSDVTQYISLALNLSGPPTFITTIPEADLSPDAAHVLGVIPLLKKFYAAAGIHDLWTKHEAEYKALVEQLHAPVADVLTQADSYLKLPFANYPGQRFVVYLEPMLAPSHVDSRNYGSNYYVVISLAKDSPVRLAEIRHTYLHFVLEPMALRHGLAMKRIEPLLQAVEGAPMGVSFKEDVSLFVTECLIRAIETRTVIPRSNERGRNETVQRSVEEGFVLTRYFYDALADFEKGSTGMKDAYGGMLSQMDVPQERKRARDVVFASRATPEVISATRVISQSKLLDDAEQRLASGDVEGARKLAEQVLRNNRGGEEPARATFILARVATRAGNMEEARLAFEQTVQSAHDPRTLAWSHIYLGRIYDFQDNRPVAVEHYRAALNAGDPAADTKSAAEKGLNAPYAPERKPPR